The genomic interval aaccctaggtgtaatacaattgaaagtatttgtatgattttttctagattttttggtgacattttttagttggtgtgcacgtgtgtacacgtgagggcctgtgtgcataggatatgttgccaccAATCCTCATCCGCTTTTCTCTACATTGTAACTCGCTCAACTGCCTCAACTGGGCCTGGGATGTGCTGTATCATCCCAAATTGTAGCAAGACATGATCAGGTACATGTATTTCCACAATTTGGAAGCAGATCAATGGAGTTCTTGATCGCCAAACTGCAGATCCAAATTTGCATAGGGCAGACAGCCCAACAATCAGACTTGGCGTGTACGGTTCCCATGTGATCTAGTAGACAACAAACAAAAAACACAACGATAGCATTGTACTTCTGTGTAGCCAAACATACCTGGTGATGTGATATAGTATCTAAATATCTAATCCATGCATGTAAAACTCATGGTCCATGGACCGAACATTTTCACGGTTCTTGAAGGGTACATTTCACCTAGTTATGAGAAGATGCAGATGTTCATACAAGTGAGAATGAATTCCACCTAGTTAAAGAAGTTTTAGCTAGAAAACCAAAAGAGATGTAAAAATGCATACATTTGTGGGTTGATTACTGCATGCTAATCAGGAGAACACGTGTCACAGTGCACCTGAATGACTGAATCCTATCTTGACGCTGCAATCTGGATCGGAATTAGGAAACGGTGACGACTGAACTAAAGCGCAAAACATTTGTACACCTCAGCGGATCGCACAGCcacccaaccaaccaaacaagtgCCTCCCTGCCAAAGTCCCAAAGAGGCCTCCTGGTTTCCCAACGCCATGCACATTTGCCAACCAAACGCTCAGCCACAAGGACGCCTCGCGTTGGGCCGAACAGCCCACTTCTCCATCGCTGGCTGGGCCATGAGTGCAACCTGGGCCGAAGATTTTtcacgctctctctctctctctcccctctcctcctcctagcCGAGCTGAGCGGCGTAGGTCGCGGAGACCAACCCACCCATCCCTCGCGCCGGAAGAGAGGTACATGGCCTGGTGCGCCGcgcgcagccgcctcctccccctcgccaccgcgccgcagctgctccgccgcctcctcctctcctccgccgcggccccgCGCTACGcgcacccccaccaccaccacagcaacagccgccgccgccgccgccgccccctcgccCCCACCGTCTACGCCGCTGCCGCGGCAGCCGCAGCCGAGGCGCCGCTCCCCATGCCGCCGCGCATCGGCCGCGCCACGCGGCACCCCGGGGGCGCCGCCTCCGTGGCGCGCGTCTACGCGGACGCCAACTCCCAGCGGCCCAAGGAGTACTGGGACTACGAGTCGCTCGACATCGAGTGGGGGTATGTATGAGCcatggtggtggcgggggagCTGATCTCGAACCTCCAGATTTGGGGGCTAGGGTTTGTGCTCTAATGGGGATGCACTTTGTTGTGCGTGTGTGTAGGGAGCAGGATGGGTACGAGGTGCTGCGCAAGCTTGGGAGGGGGAAGTACAGCGAGGTGTTCGAGGGATTCCGGCCCGGGGGTGACGAGAGGTGCGTTATTAAGATCCTCAAGCCCGTCAAGAAGAAAAAGGTAGGCTTTGCCCTCATCAAAATGTAGTATGCCTCTGCGGTGGAACTTTCAATTGTATGGTTCAAATTTAGCTTCCCCACAGATGTCTCAGTAATATTTGTCATTTCTGTTAGACTTACATTGCCTGCTTGAGGAATCTAGGGTACACATGAGCATTAGGAAATGCAGTTTAGGCTGATTCCTCAGCTGGTCGTAGGAGTTTGGGATGATGTGGCTCCATGAGTGTTATTTTGCCTTGTGTGATAAACAAAATCAGTAGAAAAACTTGTCACTTTCAAATCTTATCGATGTTAAGTCTTATTAGAGGAAAGTGTAGTTCAATGAGGTAGGTGTTATGTTTTTTGCTTGGTTGCATAGTGTTCTCGTTGCATCTTTTACTATAGTTCATGTGTATTCTTAGCAATCCTTACTGAATTCTTTTATGATGATGCAGATAAAGAGGGAAATAAAGATACTTCAAAACTTATATGGCGGACCGAATATTGTAAAGCTACTTGATGTTGTCAGGGATGATGAATCGAAGACACCTAGTTTGATCTTTGAATATGTCAACAATACTGATTTCAAAGTACTCTACCCAACACTATTGGATTACGATATCAGATACTACATTTACGAATTATTAAAGGTAATAATCTGAATTGCAGAATCCTATGTCTGTAATAATCAATGTTTTTATTTATGCTATCTTGTCTATGGAACA from Oryza glaberrima chromosome 3, OglaRS2, whole genome shotgun sequence carries:
- the LOC127766543 gene encoding casein kinase II subunit alpha-2-like; translated protein: MAWCAARSRLLPLATAPQLLRRLLLSSAAAPRYAHPHHHHSNSRRRRRRPLAPTVYAAAAAAAAEAPLPMPPRIGRATRHPGGAASVARVYADANSQRPKEYWDYESLDIEWGEQDGYEVLRKLGRGKYSEVFEGFRPGGDERCVIKILKPVKKKKIKREIKILQNLYGGPNIVKLLDVVRDDESKTPSLIFEYVNNTDFKVLYPTLLDYDIRYYIYELLKALDYCHSRGIMHRDVKPHNIMIDHEKRQLCLIDWGLAEFYHPKMEYNARVASRSYKGPELLVDLLDYDYSLDLWSLGCMFAAMIFRVDPFFNGQDNYDQLVKITEVLGTEDFYNYLEKYGLELDPQLERLVGRHNRKSWSMFVNSGNRHLASPEAIDFVDRLLRYDHQERPTAKEAMAHPYFNPVRST